Proteins encoded by one window of Pseudomonas tructae:
- a CDS encoding LysR family transcriptional regulator — protein sequence MRYSPEALHAFVEAAALGSFSAAARKLRKSQSTISAAIANLEADLGVSLFDRQARQPVLTEAGRKVLGHVQEILAASERLDQLSIRLADQVEPRLTIVLSDMHQFSPTHQVLQRFEQRYQDVELECMLAEAGDVLNLLQSGRAHLGILAAQTGYPPDVAATRLAAQAMMGVFVAREHPLAQLPQPTQAHLAGHRQLYLNTYTESENKPQGRVWSAPDYLGLLEMAEQGFGWAELPHGLVRQYGQGRLSELALRGWPRPIAVDVAWSKLTPPGPAGLWLLDLLLESS from the coding sequence ATGCGCTACTCCCCCGAAGCCCTCCATGCCTTCGTAGAAGCCGCCGCCCTAGGCTCCTTCTCCGCCGCCGCGCGCAAGCTGCGCAAAAGCCAATCCACCATCAGCGCCGCCATCGCCAACCTCGAGGCGGACCTGGGCGTCAGCCTGTTCGACCGCCAGGCTCGCCAGCCGGTGCTGACCGAGGCCGGGCGCAAGGTATTGGGGCATGTGCAGGAGATCCTCGCCGCCAGTGAGCGTTTGGACCAATTGAGCATTCGCCTGGCCGACCAGGTCGAGCCACGGTTGACCATTGTCTTGTCCGATATGCATCAGTTCAGCCCGACCCATCAGGTGCTGCAGCGTTTCGAGCAGCGCTACCAGGACGTCGAGCTTGAGTGCATGCTGGCCGAGGCCGGTGATGTACTGAATCTGCTGCAAAGCGGCCGTGCGCACCTGGGGATTCTCGCCGCGCAGACGGGTTATCCGCCGGATGTGGCCGCCACGCGCTTGGCCGCCCAGGCGATGATGGGGGTTTTTGTCGCGCGCGAGCATCCGCTGGCGCAGTTGCCGCAGCCGACCCAGGCGCACCTGGCCGGGCATCGCCAGTTGTATTTGAACACCTACACCGAGAGCGAAAACAAACCCCAGGGGCGGGTGTGGTCGGCGCCGGACTACCTGGGCTTGCTGGAAATGGCCGAGCAAGGTTTTGGCTGGGCCGAGTTGCCCCATGGCCTGGTCCGGCAGTATGGCCAGGGGCGGTTGAGCGAGCTTGCGTTGCGCGGCTGGCCACGGCCGATTGCGGTGGATGTGGCCTGGTCGAAACTGACCCCGCCAGGGCCGGCGGGGTTGTGGTTGCTCGATCTTTTGCTGGAAAGCAGTTAA
- the tssI gene encoding type VI secretion system tip protein TssI/VgrG, translating to MFSPAHQSHFSLTIDGIEHDFQVLAFNGEEAISRPYFFNVALVSERADLTLESLVDLEAFLSFDNQGNGIHGRIYHIVQSADEQHLQHYNLALVPHLSYLRHRINQRIYQQFSVPKIIALVLEEHGIVGNAYRFHLGSTYPARDHCTQYGETDLHFVQRLCEEEGIHFHFQHSAHDHVLVFTDDQAAFPRIGQTTAFGQAHDRVANQPLISRLNLRVGPLTRRQAEGHSDQTRLASGHVLEISGHPRQALNAPWLLTQVIHEGKQPQVSGENVASGNPDNEDDFQQGYRNRFMALPWDLTYRPPLAHDKPQVSGNQTAVVIAVEDEEKRLGRVKVKLPWDRDDRFDDKSSCWLRVASHWDCEMTSPRAGMEVMVTFFESDPDQPLVSGCLCCR from the coding sequence ATGTTCAGCCCAGCCCATCAGTCGCACTTCAGTTTGACCATCGACGGCATTGAGCACGACTTTCAAGTACTCGCATTCAACGGAGAGGAGGCAATCAGCAGGCCTTACTTCTTCAACGTGGCGCTTGTTAGCGAGCGCGCTGACCTGACGCTCGAAAGCCTTGTCGACCTCGAGGCTTTTCTGAGCTTCGACAATCAGGGTAACGGCATTCATGGACGGATTTACCACATCGTTCAAAGCGCTGATGAACAGCACTTGCAGCACTACAACCTGGCCCTCGTACCGCACTTGTCTTACTTGCGCCACCGAATCAACCAGAGGATCTATCAACAGTTCTCGGTACCGAAAATCATTGCCTTGGTATTGGAAGAGCATGGGATTGTGGGCAACGCTTACCGCTTTCATCTAGGGTCGACCTACCCCGCGCGTGACCACTGCACCCAATACGGCGAAACGGATTTGCACTTTGTTCAGCGCTTGTGCGAAGAGGAAGGTATCCACTTTCACTTCCAGCACAGTGCTCACGACCACGTGCTGGTCTTTACGGATGATCAAGCGGCTTTTCCCAGGATTGGGCAAACCACGGCTTTTGGACAAGCGCACGACAGGGTGGCCAACCAGCCACTGATCAGTCGACTCAACCTGCGTGTGGGGCCCCTCACCCGTCGTCAAGCTGAAGGGCACAGTGACCAGACCCGCTTAGCCAGTGGCCATGTGCTGGAAATCTCCGGCCATCCGCGTCAAGCGTTGAACGCTCCATGGCTACTGACTCAAGTGATCCACGAAGGCAAGCAACCGCAGGTATCAGGTGAGAACGTCGCCAGTGGCAACCCTGACAATGAGGATGACTTTCAACAGGGTTACCGCAACCGCTTTATGGCGCTTCCGTGGGACCTCACCTATCGTCCGCCTTTGGCCCACGACAAGCCTCAGGTGTCCGGCAACCAGACGGCTGTAGTCATCGCGGTGGAAGACGAGGAGAAGCGCCTTGGAAGAGTAAAGGTCAAACTCCCCTGGGACCGCGACGATAGATTTGACGACAAGAGCAGTTGCTGGCTTAGGGTGGCCTCCCATTGGGATTGTGAAATGACGTCTCCTCGAGCGGGTATGGAAGTCATGGTCACATTTTTCGAAAGCGATCCCGATCAGCCGCTGGTCAGTGGCTGCTTATGTTGTCGCTAA
- a CDS encoding polyamine ABC transporter substrate-binding protein, which yields MKKSHLRTLLSASLLCAGISTSVAAPEPGMYLYNWFGLLAPETPKAFEQETGTRLHMDAFDSADIMQSKVMAGRTGYDVVVATSNVLPSLIQAGVLQPLDREQLSNLSHIDPDILAQLAVNDPGNRYAVPYLWGTTGIGYDVDKVKAALGEHAPVNSWDLIFKEENISKLQSCGVAMLDSPSEIISIALHYLGLPSNSKNPEDYQKAQALLLKIRPYVLYFDSSRIDADLADGNICAVVGWANGALAAQAINEKAKTGRKITYSLPREGALVWSENLVLLKDAPHPKEGMAFINYMLRPDIIAKTSNHTLYPNANKNATEFVEQTLRDNPWIYPDKKTIATLVPLEPLPLKLERIRTRVWTKVKSGV from the coding sequence ATGAAAAAATCACATTTGCGAACGCTTTTATCGGCGTCACTGCTCTGTGCAGGGATAAGCACCTCAGTGGCGGCCCCAGAGCCCGGGATGTACCTGTATAACTGGTTCGGACTTCTCGCCCCGGAGACCCCTAAAGCGTTTGAGCAGGAAACCGGCACCAGGCTGCATATGGATGCGTTCGATAGCGCCGACATCATGCAGAGCAAGGTAATGGCCGGGCGCACCGGGTATGACGTGGTGGTGGCGACCTCCAATGTGTTGCCCAGCCTGATCCAGGCGGGTGTACTCCAGCCTTTGGATCGTGAGCAACTGAGTAATTTGTCGCACATTGACCCTGACATCTTGGCCCAGCTTGCGGTCAACGACCCTGGCAATCGCTACGCTGTGCCGTATTTATGGGGCACTACCGGCATTGGCTATGACGTTGACAAAGTCAAAGCGGCATTGGGTGAGCATGCACCGGTGAACAGCTGGGATTTGATCTTCAAAGAAGAAAACATCAGCAAGCTCCAGTCCTGTGGCGTGGCAATGCTTGACTCGCCCAGTGAGATCATTTCAATTGCACTGCATTACCTCGGGCTCCCTAGCAACAGCAAGAACCCGGAGGACTACCAGAAAGCGCAAGCCCTGCTGTTAAAAATCCGCCCTTACGTCCTCTACTTCGACTCATCCCGAATCGACGCCGACCTGGCCGACGGCAATATTTGTGCGGTGGTGGGATGGGCCAATGGTGCGCTTGCTGCACAGGCCATAAACGAGAAGGCCAAGACTGGACGCAAGATCACCTACAGCCTGCCTCGCGAAGGCGCGCTGGTCTGGTCGGAAAACCTGGTTCTGCTAAAAGACGCTCCCCACCCCAAGGAGGGCATGGCATTTATCAACTACATGCTGCGACCCGACATTATTGCCAAGACGTCAAACCACACGCTCTACCCTAACGCAAATAAAAACGCCACTGAATTTGTCGAACAGACGTTGCGGGACAATCCCTGGATTTATCCAGACAAAAAGACCATCGCTACACTTGTTCCACTCGAGCCACTGCCATTGAAGCTGGAGCGAATCCGCACACGGGTGTGGACCAAAGTGAAGAGTGGTGTGTGA
- a CDS encoding response regulator transcription factor: MPFDLHSLAWHRSIGKLIMQLNRPEFWSSLVRVLNEYVHIDNWVVLIFSNQHVDVVSLPEVADAEEVNAFIHRYVKGLYLLDPFYIANRENPQSGFFHLLDIAPEYFLETEYYHQYFAQYISVDEVQYNVQLDCDRTLCISVGSKVRFSQEQITMLDIIKPWVTALMHQRMCFEVEAEKSLAEPPQWQEAIAQLGTQITTRESDVLRLLLSGFSNKEIAGKLSLSVETIKVHRRNIYGKLSIKSQSELFARFFMPKHDVFSTR, translated from the coding sequence ATGCCGTTCGACCTCCATAGCCTGGCGTGGCACCGATCGATTGGGAAACTGATCATGCAGTTGAACCGTCCAGAGTTCTGGAGTTCACTGGTGCGTGTATTGAATGAGTACGTGCACATCGATAACTGGGTTGTACTGATTTTCAGCAACCAGCACGTGGACGTGGTGAGTCTACCTGAGGTGGCAGATGCCGAAGAGGTGAATGCCTTTATCCATCGCTATGTGAAGGGGCTTTATCTTCTGGATCCGTTTTATATCGCGAACCGAGAAAATCCACAGAGCGGTTTCTTCCACTTGCTGGATATCGCACCGGAATACTTTCTTGAAACCGAGTACTACCATCAATACTTTGCGCAGTACATTTCGGTCGATGAGGTGCAATACAATGTGCAGCTCGATTGCGACAGGACGTTATGCATTTCTGTGGGCAGCAAGGTTCGTTTTAGTCAAGAACAAATAACCATGCTTGATATTATCAAGCCCTGGGTGACTGCGCTCATGCACCAACGCATGTGTTTTGAAGTTGAGGCAGAGAAAAGCCTCGCTGAGCCACCGCAATGGCAAGAAGCGATTGCCCAGCTTGGCACACAAATCACAACGCGTGAAAGTGATGTGCTCAGGTTGTTGCTGAGTGGCTTTTCTAATAAAGAAATAGCCGGAAAGCTCTCGCTGTCGGTGGAGACGATAAAGGTTCATCGCCGTAACATTTATGGCAAATTAAGTATCAAATCGCAATCTGAATTGTTCGCTCGGTTTTTTATGCCGAAACACGATGTTTTTTCTACCCGTTGA